The following are from one region of the Nitrospirota bacterium genome:
- the lpdA gene encoding dihydrolipoyl dehydrogenase: MSKIIIIGAGPGGYVAAIRAAQLGAKVTVVEKSEVGGVCLNRGCIPTKTLVASAKVLENVKRSGEYGVEISGDVSYNLSMIMERKNKVINTLVKGIRGLFKGWGIELIEGRGKLAAPNKVTVNMSDNSVRELKADSIIIATGSRPADMPPFPFDGKTILSSDDALNLNSIPKSILIIGAGVIGCEFAFILKELGSEVTIVEMLPRAVSTEDEEISEILERELKKWRIKLILGTKVERIEKKLDGITAILENGMEVIAEKILVSIGRTCNTENLGLEEIGVVVGKRGEIIVNEKMETSVKGVYAIGDVVGGIMLAHVASKEGLVAAANASVGNEIIDYSVIPAAIFTMPEIGSVGLREHQAKEMGYEVNIGRFQFRGLGKAHAIGKISGMVKIISEKNTDRILGVHIIGPHASDIIHEAAVAMRLGAKARDLAHTIHAHPTLSEALMEAAEDVHGMAIHGMPRK, from the coding sequence ATGTCAAAAATAATCATAATTGGTGCAGGTCCTGGTGGTTATGTCGCAGCAATAAGGGCTGCACAGTTAGGTGCGAAGGTGACAGTTGTGGAGAAATCTGAGGTAGGAGGGGTCTGTCTGAACAGAGGATGTATCCCGACAAAGACACTTGTCGCATCTGCAAAGGTGCTGGAAAATGTAAAGCGATCAGGAGAATATGGGGTAGAGATAAGTGGAGATGTCTCTTATAATCTCTCGATGATCATGGAGAGGAAAAACAAGGTAATTAATACCCTTGTAAAAGGTATAAGGGGACTTTTTAAAGGATGGGGTATAGAACTTATAGAGGGCAGAGGGAAACTTGCTGCACCCAACAAGGTTACTGTAAATATGAGTGACAACTCTGTCAGGGAGTTAAAGGCAGATAGTATAATCATTGCAACTGGCTCTCGACCAGCAGACATGCCCCCTTTCCCATTTGACGGCAAGACTATCTTATCGAGTGATGATGCACTGAATCTGAACTCTATACCTAAGAGTATCTTAATAATCGGTGCTGGTGTCATTGGTTGTGAATTTGCATTTATTCTTAAGGAACTTGGCTCCGAAGTTACCATCGTAGAGATGCTACCCCGTGCTGTTTCTACAGAAGACGAGGAGATATCAGAAATACTTGAGAGAGAATTGAAAAAATGGAGGATAAAACTTATCCTCGGTACAAAGGTCGAACGGATAGAAAAGAAGTTAGATGGCATAACAGCAATACTCGAAAACGGAATGGAGGTTATAGCAGAGAAGATACTCGTATCTATAGGAAGAACTTGCAATACAGAGAATCTTGGGCTTGAAGAGATCGGTGTAGTGGTTGGTAAAAGAGGAGAGATAATTGTTAACGAGAAAATGGAAACAAGTGTTAAAGGTGTCTATGCGATTGGAGATGTGGTTGGTGGTATAATGCTCGCACATGTGGCATCTAAAGAGGGTCTTGTCGCTGCTGCCAATGCATCAGTAGGTAACGAAATCATTGACTATAGTGTGATTCCTGCTGCTATATTCACCATGCCTGAGATAGGAAGTGTAGGGCTGAGGGAACATCAGGCTAAGGAAATGGGCTATGAAGTAAATATAGGACGATTCCAGTTCAGAGGGCTCGGAAAGGCACATGCCATAGGTAAGATAAGTGGTATGGTCAAAATAATCTCGGAGAAGAATACCGACAGGATACTCGGCGTTCATATCATAGGGCCACACGCATCGGATATAATCCACGAGGCAGCGGTTGCCATGAGACTGGGGGCAAAGGCAAGAGACCTTGCACATACCATACATGCCCACCCAACGCTTTCTGAGGCACTCATGGAAGCCGCAGAAGATGTCCACGGTATGGCGATACATGGGATGCCAAGGAAATAG
- the gcvH gene encoding glycine cleavage system protein GcvH has protein sequence MNPEELKYHKQHCWVRVSGKKATIGITDHAQESLGDIVYVDLPEIDAVVEVNGEFGEIESTKATSPLVSPVSGSVVEVNEELSDSPEIINEDPYGKGWMIVVDMDNPSEVEELLTADEYEKFIESI, from the coding sequence ATGAATCCAGAGGAACTCAAATATCATAAACAGCATTGCTGGGTGCGTGTTTCAGGGAAAAAGGCTACGATAGGGATTACTGATCATGCTCAGGAATCATTGGGGGATATTGTGTATGTTGATCTTCCAGAGATTGATGCAGTGGTCGAGGTAAATGGGGAGTTCGGTGAGATTGAATCAACCAAGGCTACATCTCCACTTGTAAGCCCTGTAAGTGGCAGTGTTGTTGAGGTTAATGAGGAACTTTCAGATTCTCCTGAGATTATAAACGAAGACCCTTATGGAAAAGGGTGGATGATTGTGGTAGATATGGATAACCCATCTGAGGTAGAGGAATTACTGACTGCAGATGAATACGAAAAATTTATTGAATCAATCTGA
- a CDS encoding PhoH family protein: MYGELDKNLKLIEDILGVEVRARGNNVFIEGENSAVDTAEKLIRELSTLTVKGHVIKPEDIRYAAKILSEDKETSIKNIFDNAITVSSKRRFIVPKSEGQRLYIEAIKQYDIVIGIGPAGTGKTYLAMAMAVSALIKREAGRIILARPAVEAGEKLGYLPGDMYEKVNPYLRPLYDALYDMMETDKASKLIERGVIEIAPLAFMRGRTLNDSFVILDEAQNTTSEQMKMYLTRLGFSSKTVITGDVTQVDLPTGKTSGLIEIQRILGEIEGIKFIYFTEKDVVRHRLVQEIIKAYERHGKRDIKDEGV, translated from the coding sequence TTGTATGGTGAACTCGACAAAAATCTTAAACTTATTGAGGACATTCTCGGTGTTGAGGTAAGGGCTCGAGGGAATAATGTCTTCATTGAAGGTGAAAACTCTGCGGTTGATACTGCAGAGAAGCTGATAAGAGAGTTATCTACTCTTACAGTAAAAGGACATGTCATCAAACCAGAGGATATCAGGTATGCAGCGAAGATACTCTCAGAGGATAAAGAAACCTCAATAAAGAATATATTTGATAATGCTATCACTGTGTCTTCAAAAAGGCGGTTTATTGTTCCGAAAAGTGAAGGACAGAGACTTTATATTGAAGCTATCAAACAGTACGATATAGTAATCGGTATAGGACCTGCCGGAACGGGTAAGACCTATCTCGCCATGGCAATGGCAGTCTCAGCACTCATTAAAAGGGAAGCAGGCAGAATCATACTTGCACGCCCTGCAGTCGAGGCAGGGGAAAAACTCGGTTATCTGCCTGGGGATATGTATGAGAAGGTAAATCCTTATCTCAGACCACTTTATGATGCCCTCTATGACATGATGGAGACGGATAAGGCATCGAAGTTGATTGAGAGAGGGGTCATAGAGATTGCACCACTTGCATTTATGAGGGGGAGAACGCTGAATGATTCCTTCGTAATACTTGATGAAGCACAGAATACTACATCTGAACAGATGAAGATGTATTTGACACGCCTTGGTTTCAGTTCAAAGACGGTAATCACTGGCGATGTAACGCAGGTAGACCTGCCAACAGGAAAGACATCTGGACTTATCGAAATACAGAGGATATTAGGAGAAATTGAAGGTATCAAGTTTATATACTTTACTGAAAAGGATGTTGTCAGGCACAGGCTCGTTCAGGAGATAATCAAGGCATACGAAAGACATGGCAAAAGGGATATTAAAGACGAAGGAGTTTAA
- a CDS encoding HDIG domain-containing metalloprotein — protein MAKGILKTKEFKPNGLTKVVSLPKEKPSVRERFFSGVRDYRNIILGFLLVLVLTVVLSPETEPFYSYFFAKVNTLPEVYRSTAIWMTRIGIFFLSALLIYIFYLDIRRYKPSLAVDTNKLIAVGILLAGTVLIGKFTYYLLGSFADSVGIFGKSTIIYGIPIAAGAMLVTLLFDMHLAIVFSFIIALISGIWIVEERLFPIFAFVGSIVASFGVLRCRKRSSLLMAGVWVGVANLFTITCIDLYKGTLFSATGFFDLAFGFGNAIVIYMIVSGLLPLFETVFKITTDIRLLELLDLNQPVMRNLLVVAPGTYHHSIIVGNLSEAAAEAVGVNSLLARVSSYYHDIGKIKMPEYFIENQSDINKHDKLSPSMSSLIIASHVKEGVELAIENGLPEVVTDITRQHHGTSLMTYFYQKAKEQLDPSQVSLSEDDYRYHGPKPQTRVAAIVMLADAVEAASRVLTDPTPARITALVNKIVTNIFVDGQLNECELTLKDLHEIVKSFNKVLTGIFHHRIAYPSIGLSVYKKKEKYADRDHKQTAKVQGERPETEKDSQEDIDIRRISYW, from the coding sequence ATGGCAAAAGGGATATTAAAGACGAAGGAGTTTAAACCAAATGGTCTTACAAAAGTGGTTTCACTCCCGAAAGAAAAACCATCTGTAAGAGAAAGGTTCTTCTCAGGGGTTAGAGACTACAGGAATATCATATTAGGATTCCTTCTTGTATTGGTACTCACAGTTGTTCTTTCGCCTGAGACAGAGCCTTTTTACAGTTATTTCTTTGCAAAAGTAAATACGCTTCCAGAGGTATATCGTTCTACTGCCATATGGATGACAAGGATAGGGATATTTTTTCTTTCGGCCCTCCTGATTTATATATTCTATCTCGATATAAGGAGGTATAAACCTTCCCTTGCAGTGGATACCAATAAACTGATTGCTGTTGGAATACTCCTTGCTGGTACCGTTCTTATAGGAAAATTTACATATTATCTGCTCGGCTCTTTTGCCGATTCCGTCGGTATCTTTGGTAAGTCTACGATTATATATGGTATTCCTATTGCTGCAGGTGCAATGCTTGTTACCCTCCTCTTTGATATGCACCTCGCTATAGTCTTTTCCTTTATAATCGCCCTTATCTCAGGGATATGGATTGTCGAAGAGAGACTCTTTCCTATATTTGCATTTGTAGGTAGCATCGTTGCATCCTTTGGTGTCCTGCGATGCAGAAAAAGATCTTCGCTCCTCATGGCAGGTGTATGGGTTGGTGTAGCAAATCTCTTTACAATTACATGCATAGACCTTTACAAAGGAACGCTCTTCAGTGCCACAGGCTTTTTCGACCTGGCATTTGGATTTGGAAATGCCATAGTGATATACATGATAGTCTCAGGGCTTCTCCCACTGTTTGAGACAGTATTCAAGATAACTACGGATATAAGACTCCTTGAATTACTTGACCTGAACCAGCCTGTTATGAGGAACCTCCTTGTAGTCGCTCCAGGAACATATCACCATAGCATCATTGTAGGTAATCTTTCAGAGGCTGCTGCAGAGGCTGTGGGTGTAAACTCTCTCCTTGCAAGGGTAAGCTCCTATTATCACGATATTGGAAAGATAAAGATGCCAGAATATTTTATCGAAAATCAAAGCGACATAAACAAACATGATAAATTGTCACCCAGCATGAGTAGCCTGATAATAGCATCGCATGTAAAAGAAGGTGTTGAACTCGCGATAGAAAATGGGTTGCCTGAAGTTGTAACAGATATAACACGGCAGCATCATGGAACAAGCCTCATGACATATTTTTATCAAAAGGCAAAGGAACAGTTGGATCCTTCTCAGGTATCATTATCAGAAGACGACTACAGATACCACGGACCAAAGCCACAAACTCGTGTTGCTGCTATAGTCATGCTTGCAGATGCCGTTGAGGCAGCATCGAGGGTACTGACTGACCCTACACCTGCGAGGATAACTGCTTTGGTGAACAAGATAGTTACAAATATTTTTGTTGATGGACAGCTTAATGAATGTGAACTTACACTTAAAGACCTCCACGAAATAGTTAAAAGCTTTAATAAAGTACTCACCGGTATATTCCATCACAGGATTGCATATCCAAGCATAGGCCTCTCTGTTTACAAAAAGAAGGAAAAATATGCAGATAGAGATCATAAACAGACAGCGAAAGTTCAAGGTGAACGTCCAGAAACTGAGAAGGATAGCCAGGAAGATATTGATATACGCAGGATATCCTACTGGTAA
- the ybeY gene encoding rRNA maturation RNase YbeY, giving the protein MQIEIINRQRKFKVNVQKLRRIARKILIYAGYPTGKLCVLLVNDSRIREFNKVYRGIDRTTDILSFSMKEGLSIGVDSAMLGDIVISLPAAKRQSFKCKKDIYSVLTELLIHGILHLLGYDHEASTYQAKKMKKKEKEIFGRIKD; this is encoded by the coding sequence ATGCAGATAGAGATCATAAACAGACAGCGAAAGTTCAAGGTGAACGTCCAGAAACTGAGAAGGATAGCCAGGAAGATATTGATATACGCAGGATATCCTACTGGTAAACTCTGTGTCTTACTTGTTAATGACTCAAGGATTAGGGAATTCAATAAAGTTTACCGTGGCATAGATCGTACAACAGATATATTGTCTTTTTCGATGAAGGAGGGATTGTCTATAGGGGTAGATTCTGCTATGCTTGGCGATATAGTTATATCGCTTCCCGCGGCTAAGCGTCAGTCTTTTAAGTGCAAAAAAGATATATATTCAGTCCTTACAGAATTACTCATCCATGGGATACTGCACCTCCTTGGCTACGACCACGAGGCAAGTACATATCAGGCAAAAAAGATGAAGAAAAAGGAAAAGGAGATATTTGGCAGGATTAAGGATTAA
- a CDS encoding diacylglycerol kinase, whose amino-acid sequence MEEKESEKKRPTIKSWFESANLAIEGILYVSKTQRHMRWHFISAIAILFICLFLGINKLEFIAITVAVVLVLFAEMLNTAVEIVVDTFADKYHPLAKIAKDIAAGAVFIAAFGAIVVGYLILFPSVTVVITKGITNVKYTSEHITFISLIVVLIAVIITKSYVGRGLPLRGGFPSGHAAVAFSIWVSVTLITTNPFISLLIFILSVIVGRSRVTAGVHTTWEVILGGLIGGLTTLLIFQLFK is encoded by the coding sequence ATGGAAGAGAAGGAATCCGAGAAGAAGAGACCAACGATAAAAAGCTGGTTTGAGAGCGCAAACCTCGCAATCGAAGGAATACTCTACGTCTCCAAAACACAGAGACACATGCGATGGCATTTTATTTCTGCGATAGCAATTTTGTTTATCTGCCTGTTTCTCGGTATAAATAAACTTGAATTTATCGCAATTACAGTAGCGGTTGTCCTTGTGCTCTTTGCAGAGATGTTGAATACTGCAGTCGAAATTGTAGTAGATACATTTGCCGATAAATATCACCCGCTGGCAAAGATAGCGAAGGATATAGCAGCCGGTGCTGTATTTATTGCTGCGTTTGGTGCTATCGTCGTCGGCTATCTCATCCTGTTTCCCAGTGTAACTGTCGTAATAACAAAAGGAATTACCAATGTGAAATACACCTCTGAGCATATAACATTCATCTCTCTGATAGTTGTTCTGATAGCAGTTATAATAACAAAGTCCTATGTTGGAAGAGGGCTTCCATTGAGAGGAGGATTTCCAAGCGGACATGCTGCGGTAGCGTTTTCAATCTGGGTGTCTGTGACATTAATAACCACAAACCCCTTTATTTCACTGCTTATATTTATCCTCTCAGTGATTGTTGGGAGAAGCAGGGTGACGGCAGGTGTGCATACAACATGGGAGGTAATTCTTGGAGGTTTGATAGGGGGGCTTACAACCCTGTTGATATTTCAGTTATTCAAATGA
- the ftsY gene encoding signal recognition particle-docking protein FtsY, with product MKTFLNKLNESLSNLFLGSKQIDTTLIERIEDLLIGSDIGVKATTMLIRTIEEKAKRKELSDPSQINAHLKREIYRILSSASPELRIESVKPAIIMVVGVNGTGKTTTIAKLARRFSHQGKKVILAAGDTFRAAAIEQLSLWAERVGADIVKHKDGADPSAVVYDAIQSAKGRNKDILIIDTAGRLHTKVNLMEEMKKINRVIGKSMDGAPHETLLVIDATTGQNAIMQARMFHDAIGITGIILTKLDSTAKGGVVIAIMMELDIPVKMLGVGEGIDDLIDFDAEKYTEALFG from the coding sequence ATGAAGACGTTTTTAAATAAACTCAACGAAAGTCTTTCAAACCTTTTTCTCGGCTCAAAACAGATAGATACTACTCTGATCGAAAGGATAGAGGACTTACTGATAGGCTCAGACATAGGTGTAAAGGCGACGACCATGCTCATAAGGACTATAGAAGAGAAGGCTAAAAGAAAAGAACTCTCTGATCCCAGTCAGATAAATGCCCATCTTAAAAGAGAGATATATAGAATCCTCAGCAGTGCAAGTCCTGAACTCAGAATAGAAAGTGTAAAGCCTGCGATCATTATGGTTGTAGGTGTAAATGGCACAGGAAAAACAACGACCATAGCAAAACTCGCAAGGCGTTTCAGCCATCAGGGCAAAAAGGTCATTCTGGCTGCAGGAGATACATTCAGGGCAGCAGCGATTGAACAACTCTCTTTGTGGGCTGAGAGGGTAGGGGCTGATATAGTAAAACACAAAGACGGTGCTGATCCCTCTGCTGTTGTATACGATGCAATTCAGTCTGCAAAAGGTAGAAATAAAGACATACTCATCATTGATACTGCAGGAAGGCTTCATACAAAGGTCAATCTGATGGAGGAGATGAAGAAGATAAATCGGGTGATTGGAAAATCAATGGATGGAGCACCACATGAAACATTACTCGTAATTGATGCCACGACTGGTCAGAATGCCATCATGCAGGCAAGGATGTTTCATGATGCCATAGGCATCACAGGTATAATCCTTACAAAACTTGACAGCACTGCAAAGGGTGGGGTAGTTATTGCGATAATGATGGAACTCGACATCCCTGTAAAGATGTTAGGGGTTGGTGAGGGGATTGATGACCTTATAGACTTCGATGCAGAGAAATACACAGAGGCACTGTTTGGGTGA
- a CDS encoding type II toxin-antitoxin system VapC family toxin, protein MRPKAIPDTSFLIEHFRTGNVQKIFLEVNRNYKIVFNSVVLMELFSGAYEKKDRRLVEYIRDNFEVITPTENEWYKAGDVLMKLRRDKKVDPLRIKCLLTDVLIALSARSTGALLITKDEKDFKLIHEVTDFKYIAV, encoded by the coding sequence GTGAGGCCGAAGGCCATCCCCGATACATCGTTTCTGATAGAACACTTCAGAACTGGAAATGTCCAGAAGATATTTCTCGAGGTGAATCGTAACTATAAAATCGTCTTTAACTCGGTAGTGCTGATGGAACTGTTTTCTGGAGCATACGAGAAAAAAGACAGAAGACTTGTAGAGTACATAAGAGATAATTTTGAAGTAATAACTCCTACAGAAAATGAGTGGTATAAAGCAGGCGATGTTTTAATGAAATTAAGGCGTGACAAAAAAGTTGATCCACTTAGAATAAAATGCTTGCTAACTGATGTCCTCATAGCTCTCTCAGCAAGAAGCACAGGAGCACTACTGATAACTAAAGACGAGAAAGACTTTAAACTAATTCATGAAGTCACAGACTTCAAATACATAGCTGTATAA
- a CDS encoding type II toxin-antitoxin system VapB family antitoxin, translating into MHITTKKVAKHFRLNSDLIKEAQQILGAKTETETIEVALSEVIYQEKVRKLIEQTSGKFKFEGLT; encoded by the coding sequence ATGCATATAACAACAAAGAAGGTAGCAAAACATTTCAGGCTTAACTCAGACCTTATAAAGGAAGCACAGCAGATACTTGGTGCAAAAACTGAGACTGAAACTATAGAGGTCGCCCTTTCGGAAGTCATATATCAGGAAAAGGTCAGAAAGTTGATTGAGCAAACATCTGGCAAGTTTAAATTTGAAGGCCTGACGTGA